One window of the Bacteroidia bacterium genome contains the following:
- a CDS encoding RCC1 repeat- and reductase domain-containing protein, which yields MKKLLIITIALLGTGMGANAQAIFAGNLSSYFLPTTPGAPKACGDNISGELGDGTNTKRSMPVQMGGLSDIIAVSGGNGYTLFLKKDASVWACGRNEDGRLGDGTDIDRLKPVKVSGLTGIIAIAAGSGHSLFLKKDGSVWACGENTCGQLGDGSTKNSNTPVKVSGLSGITAIAAGDKHSLFLKNDGSVWACGSNVGGQLGDGTGTNRLTSVKASGLTGIIAIAAGSNFSLFLKKDGSVWACGDNLSGQLGDETDGEDWGAPAQVEVSDITAIAAGSDFSLFLKKDGSVWACGDNNYGELGNGTTTDRLNPVSELSGITEIAAGMGHSLFRKNDGSIWACGYNEFGQLGDGTTTNRHTPIQVSGLTVTTK from the coding sequence ATGAAAAAACTATTAATTATCACGATCGCTTTACTCGGGACGGGTATGGGCGCAAATGCACAAGCCATCTTTGCTGGAAACCTATCTTCCTATTTTTTACCAACCACGCCTGGCGCTCCAAAGGCTTGCGGAGACAATATTTCTGGAGAATTGGGAGATGGGACAAATACGAAAAGATCTATGCCAGTTCAGATGGGCGGATTGTCGGACATTATTGCAGTGAGTGGCGGCAACGGTTATACTCTGTTTCTGAAAAAGGATGCCAGCGTTTGGGCCTGTGGACGTAATGAAGATGGCCGATTGGGTGATGGAACAGACATAGATAGACTCAAGCCAGTAAAAGTGAGCGGGTTAACCGGCATCATCGCAATAGCAGCAGGATCTGGTCATTCTCTGTTTCTGAAAAAGGATGGAAGCGTTTGGGCTTGCGGAGAGAATACTTGTGGACAATTGGGCGATGGATCAACTAAAAACAGCAATACTCCTGTCAAGGTTAGTGGGTTATCAGGCATCACGGCAATAGCAGCAGGAGATAAACATTCTCTGTTTCTGAAAAATGATGGTAGTGTTTGGGCCTGTGGGAGTAATGTTGGCGGCCAATTGGGTGATGGAACTGGTACAAATAGACTCACATCGGTAAAGGCGAGCGGGTTAACAGGCATCATCGCAATAGCAGCAGGATCTAATTTTTCCCTGTTTCTGAAAAAGGATGGCAGCGTTTGGGCTTGTGGGGATAATCTTAGTGGACAACTGGGCGATGAAACAGATGGCGAAGACTGGGGCGCACCTGCTCAAGTGGAGGTATCAGACATCACCGCAATAGCCGCTGGATCTGATTTTTCTCTGTTTCTGAAAAAAGATGGTAGCGTTTGGGCTTGTGGAGATAATAATTATGGGGAATTAGGTAATGGAACAACTACAGATAGGCTCAATCCGGTAAGCGAGCTATCCGGCATCACCGAAATAGCGGCAGGAATGGGTCATTCTCTTTTTCGGAAAAATGATGGCAGCATTTGGGCTTGCGGATATAATGAATTTGGGCAGTTGGGCGATGGAACTACTACAAATAGACACACACCGATTCAGGTAAGCGGGCTAACAGTAACAACTAAATAA